A genome region from Hippopotamus amphibius kiboko isolate mHipAmp2 chromosome 1, mHipAmp2.hap2, whole genome shotgun sequence includes the following:
- the PTGER3 gene encoding prostaglandin E2 receptor EP3 subtype isoform X7, with the protein MKEARGHASAPFCTRLNQSYPGIWAPERSAEARSNLTRPAGPGENCGSVSVAFPITMLITGFVGNALAMLLVSQSYRRRESKRKKSFLLCIGWLALTDLVGQLLTSPVVIVLYLSHQRWEQLDPSGRLCTFFGLTMTVFGLSSLFIASAMAVERALATRAPHWYSSHMKTSVTRAVLLGVWLAVLAFASLPLLGVGEYTIQWPGTWCFISTGSEGNGTGSPHNWGNMFFASAFAFLGLSALAVTFACNLATIKALVSRCRAKASASQSSAQWGRITTETAIQLMGIMCVLSVCWSPLLIDLPPSKLEKRDK; encoded by the coding sequence ATGAAGGAGGCCCGGGGCCACGCGAGCGCCCCTTTCTGCACGCGCCTCAACCAGTCCTACCCGGGCATCTGGGCGCCCGAGCGCTCCGCCGAGGCGCGGAGCAACCTGACGCGCCCCGCGGGGCCCGGCGAGAACTGCGGCTCGGTGTCTGTAGCCTTCCCGATAACCATGCTGATCACCGGCTTCGTGGGCAACGCGCTGGCCATGCTGCTCGTGTCGCAGAGCTACCGGCGCCGGGAGAGCAAGCGCAAGAAGTCGTTCCTGCTGTGCATCGGCTGGCTGGCGCTCACCGACCTGGTCGGGCAGCTGCTCACCAGCCCGGTGGTCATCGTCCTGTACCTGTCCCACCAGCGCTGGGAGCAGCTCGACCCGTCGGGGAGGCTGTGCACCTTCTTCGGACTGACCATGACCGTCTTTGGGCTCTCCTCGCTCTTCATCGCCAGCGCCATGGCCGTCGAGCGGGCGCTGGCCACCCGGGCGCCGCACTGGTACTCGAGCCACATGAAGACGAGCGTCACCCGCGCCGTGCTGCTCGGCGTGTGGCTGGCGGTGCTCGCCTTCGCCTCGCTGCCGCTGCTGGGCGTGGGTGAGTACACCATCCAGTGGCCCGGGACGTGGTGCTTCATTAGCACCGGGTCCGAGGGCAACGGGACTGGCTCCCCGCACAACTGGGGAAACATGTTCTTCGCTTCCGCCTTTGCCTTCTTGGGGCTCTCAGCGCTGGCCGTCACCTTCGCCTGCAACTTGGCCACCATTAAAGCCCTGGTGTCCCGCTGCCGGGCCAAGGCCTCGGCGTCGCAGTCCAGCGCCCAGTGGGGCCGGATCACCACGGAGACGGCTATCCAGCTCATGGGGATCATGTGCGTGCTGTCGGTCTGCTGGTCGCCGTTGCTG
- the PTGER3 gene encoding prostaglandin E2 receptor EP3 subtype isoform X5 — translation MKEARGHASAPFCTRLNQSYPGIWAPERSAEARSNLTRPAGPGENCGSVSVAFPITMLITGFVGNALAMLLVSQSYRRRESKRKKSFLLCIGWLALTDLVGQLLTSPVVIVLYLSHQRWEQLDPSGRLCTFFGLTMTVFGLSSLFIASAMAVERALATRAPHWYSSHMKTSVTRAVLLGVWLAVLAFASLPLLGVGEYTIQWPGTWCFISTGSEGNGTGSPHNWGNMFFASAFAFLGLSALAVTFACNLATIKALVSRCRAKASASQSSAQWGRITTETAIQLMGIMCVLSVCWSPLLSFSACCRAVTHLGLVKIPS, via the coding sequence ATGAAGGAGGCCCGGGGCCACGCGAGCGCCCCTTTCTGCACGCGCCTCAACCAGTCCTACCCGGGCATCTGGGCGCCCGAGCGCTCCGCCGAGGCGCGGAGCAACCTGACGCGCCCCGCGGGGCCCGGCGAGAACTGCGGCTCGGTGTCTGTAGCCTTCCCGATAACCATGCTGATCACCGGCTTCGTGGGCAACGCGCTGGCCATGCTGCTCGTGTCGCAGAGCTACCGGCGCCGGGAGAGCAAGCGCAAGAAGTCGTTCCTGCTGTGCATCGGCTGGCTGGCGCTCACCGACCTGGTCGGGCAGCTGCTCACCAGCCCGGTGGTCATCGTCCTGTACCTGTCCCACCAGCGCTGGGAGCAGCTCGACCCGTCGGGGAGGCTGTGCACCTTCTTCGGACTGACCATGACCGTCTTTGGGCTCTCCTCGCTCTTCATCGCCAGCGCCATGGCCGTCGAGCGGGCGCTGGCCACCCGGGCGCCGCACTGGTACTCGAGCCACATGAAGACGAGCGTCACCCGCGCCGTGCTGCTCGGCGTGTGGCTGGCGGTGCTCGCCTTCGCCTCGCTGCCGCTGCTGGGCGTGGGTGAGTACACCATCCAGTGGCCCGGGACGTGGTGCTTCATTAGCACCGGGTCCGAGGGCAACGGGACTGGCTCCCCGCACAACTGGGGAAACATGTTCTTCGCTTCCGCCTTTGCCTTCTTGGGGCTCTCAGCGCTGGCCGTCACCTTCGCCTGCAACTTGGCCACCATTAAAGCCCTGGTGTCCCGCTGCCGGGCCAAGGCCTCGGCGTCGCAGTCCAGCGCCCAGTGGGGCCGGATCACCACGGAGACGGCTATCCAGCTCATGGGGATCATGTGCGTGCTGTCGGTCTGCTGGTCGCCGTTGCTG
- the PTGER3 gene encoding prostaglandin E2 receptor EP3 subtype isoform X6, whose protein sequence is MKEARGHASAPFCTRLNQSYPGIWAPERSAEARSNLTRPAGPGENCGSVSVAFPITMLITGFVGNALAMLLVSQSYRRRESKRKKSFLLCIGWLALTDLVGQLLTSPVVIVLYLSHQRWEQLDPSGRLCTFFGLTMTVFGLSSLFIASAMAVERALATRAPHWYSSHMKTSVTRAVLLGVWLAVLAFASLPLLGVGEYTIQWPGTWCFISTGSEGNGTGSPHNWGNMFFASAFAFLGLSALAVTFACNLATIKALVSRCRAKASASQSSAQWGRITTETAIQLMGIMCVLSVCWSPLLEHPWKQHGGSQNGG, encoded by the coding sequence ATGAAGGAGGCCCGGGGCCACGCGAGCGCCCCTTTCTGCACGCGCCTCAACCAGTCCTACCCGGGCATCTGGGCGCCCGAGCGCTCCGCCGAGGCGCGGAGCAACCTGACGCGCCCCGCGGGGCCCGGCGAGAACTGCGGCTCGGTGTCTGTAGCCTTCCCGATAACCATGCTGATCACCGGCTTCGTGGGCAACGCGCTGGCCATGCTGCTCGTGTCGCAGAGCTACCGGCGCCGGGAGAGCAAGCGCAAGAAGTCGTTCCTGCTGTGCATCGGCTGGCTGGCGCTCACCGACCTGGTCGGGCAGCTGCTCACCAGCCCGGTGGTCATCGTCCTGTACCTGTCCCACCAGCGCTGGGAGCAGCTCGACCCGTCGGGGAGGCTGTGCACCTTCTTCGGACTGACCATGACCGTCTTTGGGCTCTCCTCGCTCTTCATCGCCAGCGCCATGGCCGTCGAGCGGGCGCTGGCCACCCGGGCGCCGCACTGGTACTCGAGCCACATGAAGACGAGCGTCACCCGCGCCGTGCTGCTCGGCGTGTGGCTGGCGGTGCTCGCCTTCGCCTCGCTGCCGCTGCTGGGCGTGGGTGAGTACACCATCCAGTGGCCCGGGACGTGGTGCTTCATTAGCACCGGGTCCGAGGGCAACGGGACTGGCTCCCCGCACAACTGGGGAAACATGTTCTTCGCTTCCGCCTTTGCCTTCTTGGGGCTCTCAGCGCTGGCCGTCACCTTCGCCTGCAACTTGGCCACCATTAAAGCCCTGGTGTCCCGCTGCCGGGCCAAGGCCTCGGCGTCGCAGTCCAGCGCCCAGTGGGGCCGGATCACCACGGAGACGGCTATCCAGCTCATGGGGATCATGTGCGTGCTGTCGGTCTGCTGGTCGCCGTTGCTG